DNA from Phragmites australis chromosome 16, lpPhrAust1.1, whole genome shotgun sequence:
CGAAATAAATGTGTgcttagaaaagaaaataaaataacaaactACAAGGTAGTTGAAACCGATCTGATACTGCTAATAACCACGATTTTGGATCCAATCTTAGCTGCTGCTGTGTGCACTTTGGCTCGATCTCCTGCCTtcttattttgttctttttgctAATTGTTCTTTTCGCTAATCCGATCTATAAGTCATGTTGTGGCGATCCTCTCTACAGTAATAGGACCTTGGTGTCGCTTCATGCTCCAACCAAAGAaagacataattttttttagaaattttacggtggtctCCAAGTAATTTGGGTTATCCATTTTTAGATCGGATGGTCTATATCGATTAGAATACTCTTTATCATCCAGATGTAGTATATGGAGTATGTGAGAGTATAAGagcatttttggaaaaaaagaaatggcaTGGAAGTAATATTGTGCAACATGAGACACGAATGATTATACCCAACTTGTCGTCACCCCCGCCGCTCGCGCGCTCCTCCGTAGCTCACGCGCGCCTCCGCCGTCTCACGCGCATCTCCGCCCTCATGCGCACCGCCGCCTCTCTAGCGTGCTGCAGCCTGCTATCGCGAGCGTCTCCGCAGCTCTCGTGTGATTGAGGAACCGAGTATTCGTGgattacataaaaaaattatagtgcCCTTCAATAGTATGATAGGTAAATATTAATAATACTGTGATAATTACTAAAATGCTCAATCATATGGACGGTAGTATTAAGTCTATAATATCTCCTACCTATAGGTAGTATGTACGGAGCACCGTaaaaactcttttttttaataatggaaggGCACTAACAAGAGGGGGAAAAAACCAACATGAGCTTGATGTTTTTCTCTTCGGACCTTATCCCAATCCCCAAACGGATACGGATTCCATCGAGATATTCTTCAATATGTTCCACCGTGACTTGCTAAGTCTTGATAGTTGGATTTGCAATTAGAGTCGATCACTAATAAGTACATGGTAGAAAGATAGGAACAGCCATTGACGAAAGGTCAATCAAAGATTCAGGAGTCGCAGTTAGCTAGGTACAGCCCCTGGCATACGCTGATACTGCCAACCTGCCTGCCAATTCCAATTGACTAGAAACCTTTTTGCCTACCAATTCCAACTTGCATGATCGACGTGTTTTCATCGTTTGGGCTTTACTGCTCTTCATTTCACACGATATGATTAACAAGTCCCTTTCTTTTGTTATCGAATCTCTCCTTAATTTCTTGATCCACCACTACTGTATGTCTGTCTGCATTCTTACTCATACTTGCATGATCGACGTGTTTGCAGGAGCAAATTAAAGACTTGGAAGAAGACTACTGGACCAAAACTGGAGCTAGCACACTATGTATCACATCCATCACTACAGTAATTGCTAGACAATGCACTACCATCATATTCATATATGCGCCTGTGCCTCTTTCAAAGCCTATCAGTTATACTTCCGTCGGACTATGGCTTCCATCGTTTGGGCTTTACTGCTCTTCCTTGCACAGCTCCTCCCACTACTTGCCTAACACCACGGCAAGACTGCGCCTTTGCCTAACACAAAGTTTATCACGAAAATAACTCCACAACTAGCTATTACATCGAACatccactatgtgaaaaaaacttaaaaagtgATAAGTCATAATCGTCATAGGCACCCTGaacgcatcactgatgactagttataagtgatgggtaaaaaTTCGTCACCAATAAAATCATTATTGACGGGATAAAACTTAACCCGTTACTTATTAAGGTtataagtgtgtgacccgtcacttatgactgatttacgtttttcgtgttttttatagaaaaaatcaaaaaaaaattcacccgaACCATACCAACACATGCCTATCACCACTGACCACGGgtcacttctattttttcagCACTATTTTTAGTCTTTGCGTCAAgcgggaatcgaacccgccACTTCCCCTCGCGCGCGCTACTACCTCAGCTATTGCGTGTTTGTGATGgacatcatatattttatatttctatcttttttgttgaaggtcataagtgatgggtcataagtgatggatcataatagTGACCCGTCacactaatgactgattttttttattttacatataaaatttgtattaatatttacatataaaatatgataggTGATAGCAGGACTTCCAATTACCGGATCactattatgtagtagtggaTGACAAACTCTTTCTTTCCTTAATGTCTTGATCCATCGCTATTTTTTGTCTGTATCTTACTCTTACTTGCTTGACGTGTTTGCAGGAGCAAAGGCTTGGAATTTTCATATTCAGACCATCAACTTAATTCATGGAAGAAGACTTGACCGAAACTGGTGGACTATggctatatatgtgcatgtgcctCTTTGGAAGCCAGTCAGCTCATACTTCTGCTGGACTATGGCTTCCATCGGCTGTGCGTTACTACTCTACCTTGCACATCTCCACATACTACTCTCCACCTTCAGCACCCATGCTGATGCTGGTAACCTCAGTCACCTCCCTGTTCCTTTTCGGTGCCATCTAGGTCAAGCTAAGGCACTCCTCAAGCTGAAGAAGTCCTTCTCCTTCGTTGAATCTACCACCACGCTTCCGTCATGGCGAGATGGCACCGACTGCTGTCTCTGGGAGGGTGTTGGCTGCGACGCCTCCTCTGGTAATGTCACGGTGCTCGACCTCAACAATCGTGGCTTGTCCAGTAACGGCTTGGACCCAGCGGTCTTCAGCCTCGCATCCCTTCGACGCCTCGACCTTAGCATGAATGATTTCAGTCCAAACTGGAGCAACCCAGTATCACTGAGGCCAGACAACATCCCTGCTACTGGATTTGAGAGGTTCCCTTTGCTAACCCACCTAAATCTTTCCAATTCGGGCTTTTCTGGCCAGATACCTGTTGGCATCAGTAAACTGGTGAACCTTCTCTCCTTGGATCTTTCCAGTTCCTTTGATTATGAGTACAATGGTATGCCCACTTCGAACTACATTGACACTTTTAGCTATTTGTTGGAAGCCAATTTTGATACCCTAGTGGCAAACCTCAGCAATCTAAGAGAGCTCTACCTTGACGGAGTGGATTTGTCTCCTAGTGGAGAAGAGTggtgcatatctcttgctacaTCTGTTCCTCGTCTTCACGTACTTAGCTTGGGCTTTTGCAACCTGAGCGGTCCTATTCATAAATCCCTCTCAAGACTCCATTCTCTCGCTGTGATCAACCTCCAAGGAAACAATGCTCTAACTGCCGGTCCATTTCCAGAGTTCTTCATGGATTTTCCCAATTTAACCGTGCTTCAACTTTCTGATACTAATCTTGAGGGGTGGTTTCCCTCCAGGTCCTTTCAATCGAAAAATCTAAGGGTCCTCGATTTGTCCTATAATGAGGATCTCGGAGGGCATTTGCCAAGTTTATCTAATTCTAATTCTCTAGAGACTTTGAGAATAGGCCTGACAACCTTTTCGTATGCTAAACCTACATCTTCCAGCAATTTCCACTCATTGAAGGAGTTAAGTCTTGGCGGGAATAATTTAGATTCCATGGATTTGCTCTCTTCATTCGGTAGGCTTGGGTCTCTATGCCAGCTGGAATTTATTGTTGACTCAATAAGTGAGTTAGGATCAATTGTCTCTTGGATTCGAAACCACAAGAACTTGCAGAGCTTGGCACTCCTTGGACGCGACTTCTATGTGACAACACCTTCCTTAGTGAGCAGCTTCAAGACCTTGAGAAGTTTGACCGTGGTTGACTGCATCATACCCAGGCCAATACTTTCTGCAATTGTCAACCTCATGGACTTGCAAACACTGGAAATGATTGACTGCACGTCATACGGTTCAATGCCATCTTCTGTTGGCAACCTCACAAATTTGAGGAACATGAATATCATAGGTTGTGAGTTTTCAGGGCCAATGTCGGCTGCAATTGGCAACCTCACAAATTTGAGGAACATGCATATCCTTGATTCTGCGTTTTCAGGGCCAATGCCGGCTGCAATTGGCAGCCTCACAAAATTGAGAAACATGTATATTATTGATTCTTACTTTTCAGGGCCAATGCCGGCTGCAATTGGCAACCTCACTAACTTGAAAACCATGGCAATTCATAGTGAGTTTTTTGGGACGATACCTTATGCAATCGGGCAGCTCAAAAAATTGACATGGTTAGATCTTGAAGGCTGCAACTTTTCTGGGAGCATACCAAGTTCAATTGTTAATTTGACTCAGCTAACCATACTGGATCTTTCACATAATTCTCTCAATGGTAAGAATATACTCTGTCATTTCCTTTTCTTATCAAATGCTTAGGCTTGTGTTTACTTATTAGAGCATTTTTATAGTACATCACTTACCCCTTATGAGTTACACTAGTTACCGTACATGTGAAACTAACGTCAACACCAAAATAGTCTGGCTGTTGCTAATTGTAAATTATGTATATCCAATGAGCTTTAGTTACACAACTCCGATGTGAGAGGCACTGGGAGGGT
Protein-coding regions in this window:
- the LOC133894933 gene encoding receptor like protein 27-like isoform X2: MAIYVHVPLWKPVSSYFCWTMASIGCALLLYLAHLHILLSTFSTHADAGNLSHLPVPFRCHLGQAKALLKLKKSFSFVESTTTLPSWRDGTDCCLWEGVGCDASSGNVTVLDLNNRGLSSNGLDPAVFSLASLRRLDLSMNDFSPNWSNPVSLRPDNIPATGFERFPLLTHLNLSNSGFSGQIPVGISKLVNLLSLDLSSSFDYEYNGMPTSNYIDTFSYLLEANFDTLVANLSNLRELYLDGVDLSPSGEEWCISLATSVPRLHVLSLGFCNLSGPIHKSLSRLHSLAVINLQGNNALTAGPFPEFFMDFPNLTVLQLSDTNLEGWFPSRSFQSKNLRVLDLSYNEDLGGHLPSLSNSNSLETLRIGLTTFSYAKPTSSSNFHSLKELSLGGNNLDSMDLLSSFGRLGSLCQLEFIVDSISELGSIVSWIRNHKNLQSLALLGRDFYVTTPSLVSSFKTLRSLTVVDCIIPRPILSAIVNLMDLQTLEMIDCTSYGSMPSSVGNLTNLRNMNIIGCEFSGPMSAAIGNLTNLRNMHILDSAFSGPMPAAIGSLTKLRNMYIIDSYFSGPMPAAIGNLTNLKTMAIHSEFFGTIPYAIGQLKKLTWLDLEGCNFSGSIPSSIVNLTQLTILDLSHNSLNGEIPSSIFTLPVLRSLCLSGNQLSGPIREFDKAPSQLESVDLSKNKFSGPIPKTFFQLTSLKHVDFSSNNLRGLVDFTSFWRLSSLTYLNLSHNMLTGIQLTSDVLPSTSLVSLDLSFNRLGGRIPMPNSSVEFLDYSNNRFSSVLPNWAFYLSYTRYLIMSKNSINGHIPTSFCNSMLVILDLSHNNFSGSVPSCLIENGQLRVLNLRENHFEGMLPSNITTRCALHTIDLHGNKIEGQIPRGLSNCSQLEVLDLGGNQIADTFPSWLMGLSNLYVLVLRSNQFYGAISDIVGDNRSEECFSSLQIIDLASNNFSGNLRSQWFERLEMMIFKINSQGEIISALNVSTPNGFYQDSIEITYKGSYMLFERTLTTLTAIDFSNNRLEGTLPESIGRLVSLRVLNMSHNAFTGKIPAQLGSMTDLESLDLSCNQLSREIPQELTNLTFLASLNLSNNRLVGKIPQSRQFSTFDSNSFDGNAGLCGPPLSKLPCGALPYTPIVPDVDNSSHHVDVVLFLFIGLGFGVGFAAAIVLKWGRIGRWFIATARALLT
- the LOC133894933 gene encoding receptor-like protein 19 isoform X1, which produces MAIYVHVPLWKPVSSYFCWTMASIGCALLLYLAHLHILLSTFSTHADAGNLSHLPVPFRCHLGQAKALLKLKKSFSFVESTTTLPSWRDGTDCCLWEGVGCDASSGNVTVLDLNNRGLSSNGLDPAVFSLASLRRLDLSMNDFSPNWSNPVSLRPDNIPATGFERFPLLTHLNLSNSGFSGQIPVGISKLVNLLSLDLSSSFDYEYNGMPTSNYIDTFSYLLEANFDTLVANLSNLRELYLDGVDLSPSGEEWCISLATSVPRLHVLSLGFCNLSGPIHKSLSRLHSLAVINLQGNNALTAGPFPEFFMDFPNLTVLQLSDTNLEGWFPSRSFQSKNLRVLDLSYNEDLGGHLPSLSNSNSLETLRIGLTTFSYAKPTSSSNFHSLKELSLGGNNLDSMDLLSSFGRLGSLCQLEFIVDSISELGSIVSWIRNHKNLQSLALLGRDFYVTTPSLVSSFKTLRSLTVVDCIIPRPILSAIVNLMDLQTLEMIDCTSYGSMPSSVGNLTNLRNMNIIGCEFSGPMSAAIGNLTNLRNMHILDSAFSGPMPAAIGSLTKLRNMYIIDSYFSGPMPAAIGNLTNLKTMAIHSEFFGTIPYAIGQLKKLTWLDLEGCNFSGSIPSSIVNLTQLTILDLSHNSLNGEIPSSIFTLPVLRNLDLSWNQLSGRIREFDKAHSQLESVDLSTNEFSGPIPKAFFQLTSLKHVDLSSNNLRGEIPSSIFTLPVLRSLCLSGNQLSGPIREFDKAPSQLESVDLSKNKFSGPIPKTFFQLTSLKHVDFSSNNLRGLVDFTSFWRLSSLTYLNLSHNMLTGIQLTSDVLPSTSLVSLDLSFNRLGGRIPMPNSSVEFLDYSNNRFSSVLPNWAFYLSYTRYLIMSKNSINGHIPTSFCNSMLVILDLSHNNFSGSVPSCLIENGQLRVLNLRENHFEGMLPSNITTRCALHTIDLHGNKIEGQIPRGLSNCSQLEVLDLGGNQIADTFPSWLMGLSNLYVLVLRSNQFYGAISDIVGDNRSEECFSSLQIIDLASNNFSGNLRSQWFERLEMMIFKINSQGEIISALNVSTPNGFYQDSIEITYKGSYMLFERTLTTLTAIDFSNNRLEGTLPESIGRLVSLRVLNMSHNAFTGKIPAQLGSMTDLESLDLSCNQLSREIPQELTNLTFLASLNLSNNRLVGKIPQSRQFSTFDSNSFDGNAGLCGPPLSKLPCGALPYTPIVPDVDNSSHHVDVVLFLFIGLGFGVGFAAAIVLKWGRIGRWFIATARALLT